Proteins from a single region of Catenulispora acidiphila DSM 44928:
- a CDS encoding LCP family protein: MSVLLISLTGAWLRAAVLGGFQRSAALGGTIPKSHDGSVNILLMGLDSRRDNHGHDLPAAILSKLHAGSSSDIGGYNTNTLILLHVPADGSPATAVSVPRDDWVDIPNLGWHKIKEAYGRAKAAQETALVKAGRGPTGDALEAAGREAGRAASIAAVQGLLNVPIDHFAEVNLAGFYDVAVALGGVTVCLNKPVQDDYSGAAFPAGVQTLDGSNALAFVRQRHGLPGGDLDRTRRQQAFLSAVQRKLSADGVLSDVGKLSDLVDAVKRDVVVDDSFDVLSLISKAGSLKAGRIQFHTLPIEGFATRDGEDVNLIDPAKVQAAMKEYFSDATSGGSSGGSGTHPTSVVQAASAATALATTAAPKSGSGSDATTKNGIACVN; encoded by the coding sequence ATGTCGGTGCTGCTGATCAGCCTGACCGGAGCGTGGCTGCGAGCGGCGGTGCTCGGCGGCTTCCAGCGCTCGGCCGCGCTCGGCGGGACCATCCCGAAGTCGCACGACGGCTCGGTCAACATCCTGCTGATGGGCCTGGACTCCCGGCGGGACAACCACGGCCACGACCTGCCGGCGGCGATCCTGAGCAAGCTGCACGCCGGCTCCTCCAGCGACATCGGCGGCTACAACACCAACACCCTGATCCTGCTGCACGTCCCGGCCGACGGCTCGCCGGCCACCGCGGTGTCGGTCCCGCGCGACGACTGGGTCGACATCCCGAACCTGGGCTGGCACAAGATCAAGGAGGCGTACGGCCGGGCCAAGGCGGCGCAGGAGACCGCGCTGGTCAAGGCCGGCCGCGGTCCGACCGGCGACGCGCTGGAGGCCGCGGGCCGCGAGGCCGGGCGCGCCGCGTCGATCGCCGCCGTGCAGGGCTTGCTGAACGTCCCGATCGACCACTTCGCCGAGGTCAACCTGGCAGGCTTCTACGACGTCGCGGTCGCCCTCGGCGGCGTGACGGTGTGCCTGAACAAGCCGGTCCAGGACGACTACTCCGGCGCCGCCTTCCCCGCCGGCGTGCAGACCCTGGACGGCTCGAACGCGCTGGCCTTCGTCCGGCAGCGCCACGGCCTGCCCGGCGGCGACCTGGACCGGACCCGGCGACAGCAGGCGTTCCTGTCCGCGGTGCAGCGCAAGCTGTCCGCCGACGGCGTGCTGTCGGACGTCGGCAAGCTCTCGGACCTGGTCGACGCGGTGAAGCGGGACGTCGTGGTCGACGACAGCTTCGACGTGCTGTCGCTGATCTCCAAGGCCGGCAGCCTGAAGGCCGGGCGCATCCAGTTCCACACGCTGCCCATCGAGGGCTTCGCGACGCGGGACGGCGAGGACGTGAACCTGATCGATCCGGCGAAGGTGCAGGCGGCGATGAAGGAGTACTTCTCCGACGCCACGTCCGGTGGAAGCAGCGGCGGGAGCGGCACGCATCCGACGTCGGTCGTGCAGGCTGCCTCGGCGGCGACGGCGCTGGCGACGACGGCGGCGCCGAAGTCTGGTTCTGGTTCCGACGCCACGACCAAGAACGGCATCGCCTGCGTGAACTGA
- a CDS encoding DUF1003 domain-containing protein, with protein MSLYTSMRHPHVHMRLRHGHARVEHEFAGAGGRLAAWITRRLGSMWTVYVCVALTMAWILLGSRTFLGFDPYPYPFMLFLGNMAQLLLIFVILLGQQVLGRTGDRRAIQTFEDAEAILHDCEQIQNHLIAQDAHLAACVVLDELEQFQLTAAAERFTTPPTMADEHISANARLAARITARCGTMSAFYIAAAFQMVWIVLAQTGVLRFDKYPFAFLLFLSSLAQLLLMFVIMLGQQVLGRAADRRAEMTFRDAEAVLRACERLQAHLRAQDLAIRHVVDHMTTCGSAEHR; from the coding sequence GTGAGCCTTTACACCTCCATGCGCCATCCGCACGTCCACATGCGGCTCCGGCACGGCCACGCACGCGTCGAGCACGAGTTCGCCGGCGCCGGCGGCCGCCTCGCGGCGTGGATCACCCGCCGCCTGGGCTCGATGTGGACGGTCTACGTCTGCGTGGCGCTCACGATGGCGTGGATACTCCTGGGCTCGCGGACATTCCTCGGCTTCGACCCGTACCCGTACCCGTTCATGCTGTTCCTGGGCAACATGGCGCAGCTGCTCCTGATCTTCGTCATCCTCCTCGGCCAGCAGGTCCTCGGCCGCACCGGCGACCGCCGCGCCATCCAGACCTTCGAGGACGCCGAAGCGATCCTGCACGACTGCGAACAGATCCAGAACCACCTGATCGCCCAGGACGCGCACCTGGCCGCCTGCGTCGTCCTCGACGAACTCGAGCAGTTCCAGCTCACCGCCGCCGCCGAACGCTTCACCACCCCGCCCACGATGGCCGACGAGCACATCAGCGCCAACGCCCGCCTGGCAGCCCGCATCACAGCACGCTGCGGCACCATGAGCGCCTTCTACATCGCGGCGGCATTCCAGATGGTGTGGATCGTCCTGGCGCAAACCGGCGTCCTGCGCTTCGACAAGTACCCGTTCGCCTTCCTGCTGTTCCTGTCGAGCCTGGCGCAGCTGCTGCTGATGTTCGTGATCATGCTCGGCCAGCAGGTCCTCGGCCGCGCCGCCGACCGCCGCGCGGAGATGACGTTCCGCGACGCCGAGGCGGTACTGCGCGCCTGCGAGCGACTGCAGGCGCACCTACGGGCTCAGGACCTTGCGATCCGGCATGTGGTGGACCACATGACGACGTGCGGGAGCGCCGAGCACCGCTAG